TCGCCCGAGATTTCTGATGGTGGCAACGGGGCAACTCGCCGACTCAGAACGGCGTACACTAACACTCAGCTGCTGGAGCTAGAGAAGGAGTTCCACTTCAACAAGTATCTCTGCCGGCCGAGGCGCGTGGAAATCGCCGCTCTGCTGGACCTCACGGAGCGGCAAGTCAAAGTTTGGTTTCAAAACCGGAGAATGAAACACAAGCGGCAAACTCAGTGTAAAGAGAACCACCACGGCGATGGGAAACCACCGAGCTTGGAGGAGGCAGGCGGACGGGGTGATGGGAAATCTTTTTTCGAACAAGTGGCAAACAATGTATCAGGGGCGCTTTTGGAAAGAGAGGGTTACCCATTTCAGCAGAATACCTTAACTTCTCAACAGTCACAGAATGGACACAATAGTGATTCCCAAAGCGCAACTGTCTCGCCTTTAGGTAGCAATGACAAACATCTGAAACATTTTCCCAACCCGTCACCCACTGTTCCTATCTGCGCCTCAACAATGGCCCCGGATTGTGCATCTGCTCAGGACAATGGCAGTCCCTCGGCCCTGGACGTCTCTTTACAGGACTTCAACGTTTTCTCCAATGATTCCTGCTTACACCTCTCAGATGCCGTGTCCCCAAGTTTGTCAGAATCTGTAGACAGCCCCATTGGTTTATCTACGGAGGCCTTTGATTTCTTCTCCGAGACGCTTACAACAATCGACCTGCAACACTTGAGCTACTAACTCTAACTGAAGTTTCATTATAGGGACGTCAATATCTTTCTCACATTGATGGTCTGTGTGtttaattgtgactttaaaaaTAGGCCTAGACCATTAATCAATGAGGTAAGTTTTTCAATAATCGAGTGataatttttgtttacaaagaaaatatggCAGGAGATAAAGTGAtatttttcacgttttatttttgtatcgTTCGCCGGCAAAGCGCCATATTTTCATAGAATAAATTTGTACTTGTTATTGAAAATAACAGCggtgttatttatttcttcagtaTTAAGATTAAGAAATAACAGGTTGCTTTTAAACGAGGTGTAATTGTACAATATTGCTGATTTGTTATAATAATGTGTGTTTAACCTGTTACATAaggattataatttttacagGGACAAAATTAGATATTTATAAGGCTGCCAAATGTAAGTTTCTAATCGCTAATCAAAACTAACATCAGTTGTCCCTAAAACTATTTGTGCGCAAAATTAATACGCAGTTAGGTATGTAATTGCGTGTtacattctttttattaatctttgttaatttcCCTGTAGCCTAGTTGGcgttaaatttagatttttttaactgtatgaaATGAACCCATGGGAAGTTTTAGATGCCATCAAATTTGTAGACTAAAACAGAATGCCTCAAAAAGGAGATTGATGTCTTGATGCTGCGTACACAAATAAGTCCCTTACTGTATCTGACGACACAGGGAGTCTCCTCGCCAAGAGTTGTAACGTTTTGGAGTTCAgcaattaaattttattgcCTATTAAACCTTCGACAGGGGGTTGGTGTTGAGGCAGCACTCCACGTAATTCAATCCGCCGCTGAGAAAAGAATTCAACAGTCAAACCACATTTTAACATTACTTATTtagtttatatcatttataataattcttAGTTTGTCTGCAGTTTATAgattaaatttagatttgatgAATGTAACTGCGTCCCGAATCAGTGCATCTAATAGAGTAATCTAATAGAAAGAGTAATCAAATGAAGCATCGTTTTATCAACAGGCAGCGCTGCAAGGAATGATCTGacaatataaactaaaatttagTACTGTTCgcgtattattaatattaatatttacacttAAATTCCAAATAGtctaatatttgaataaatagcTAATAAATAATCTCATTTGATTACCTCGGCCCTGCTCTCCCAAGATCCTAACTCTATATGGGCCTGTGTGTCCTCTCGGACTAACTCGATTGATACCCGCTCGTTCTAACAGCCTTAAACAACTCAATTTTAATCTATATCGACAACCCAGAACCTTGGCAAGCGCTTTTCACCTTTTGCACAATAAAAAGGCTGTCAACACCAGTTTTATATAAGTTTAACATACATATTTGGATTTAGGTgggctatatttattttaaatgatattttcttaaGTATTTTGGCACTGATATTTTAGatgcaacttaaaataattacaaaagaaaataaatagttttactatCATTAGTTCTTATCCGTGTCTGGTTTATCGTGTTTAATAATTATGGTGACTCCAGCCATTTCTGTTAATGCCGTATACTCAATGAAGTGCAAGTTGTTGTAGGAAATTTAACTGTAAGGATACCGACACAAAACTAAGTTCATAAAAGACGGCTTCAGTGTTACCTCGAGAAGAGTGCTCAGTAAAATCTAACTTAGGAGAAATCTAGCTAGGATAATTTCCAAACATCTGACGCCACGTTGCAATTGCCGCGTAAGTGTTGAAATGGAAATGAGGCCTACCGGCCAAGAGCTCACACCGCACAGAGGCATTTGTTAGAGACACAGAATGATCCGAGTCCTTGAATTAAGTAAGGCTAACTTTACACCCACACAGTGTAGGATTGATATGATACTATAACAACCACAGACCTACTAATATAGTTATATTATAACTGTAATCGTGGTCTGTGGGCTTTTTGGTTATTATCTAATACTCTTATCTTCCATTAAGTTtattaaatgatgtttttacaatttataatttagTGTGTTTAATCATACACAAAAAAGATGTCTACAGAAAAGCCTCTTTTACAAAACAAAGCTCAAAATTGTTGGCTCTAAAGGCGTTGCGCCAAATTTAGCCTGAACAAATAGTTTGACTGACGTCTTTTGACGAACCAAACACGTGATCGGCATTCTTTAACCAGGTTAAAGACTGAGTTGAGATTTGGCACAGAGAAGTGATCCACATCCAACTAGCAACACAAAAGAGATTTTGTACTATAGGCAGGAAAAGGTTTAGAATTAATCATTACATAGGTACagattattttgcatttttatagttaATCGTCtttgttattacaattttaaaaagcgcaaaaaatttggacaactttttaCATTCTGCACACACAGCTACATTTTTGGAAATCAGCTGTTACTTTTTTTTGGCTGCACCCCATTTTCAGTGCTTAAGTTGTAAAATGCTGGATAAACAAATTTGCCTTTCCATAGTAAATATGCATCACAGTAACTCATACAAGCCACTACTAGGACCTGGGTATCATTGCAGATACATTTGGTATTGCAGAGACACTTTGCTATAATTGTCTGCTTACTTATTAAAGACTGCCATAAAGTTTGACAATCACATCACTTTCATGATCCTACCCAAATTGAACAATCAACTGTGCCTTAATGCAAACTGATGTGAAGCCATTTGGTATGCATAATATGTACATGTAATTTGGGGCTCCTGCAACAATGTTATTTTCTCAAGCGTGAGTTTATGGCTTTGGTTAGGGAGCCTAACATATTTTTGGTCATCCCAGCATCTACAAGGATCGATGAAAGATCTGTGCAAAGTAAAATTCCTGTCCCGACAGCTACATAATTCTTAAAGAGGAAAGGCCTATGCACTGCTAGTCCACTGACTCAATCTGTAATGTCTATGCAGGCATTTAAAGTCAGTGCAGTCAGCCTTCAACTGGTTTCCATGGAAACCTTGCATTTAATCTTGGTGGTCC
The sequence above is drawn from the Labeo rohita strain BAU-BD-2019 chromosome 16, IGBB_LRoh.1.0, whole genome shotgun sequence genome and encodes:
- the hoxa2b gene encoding homeobox protein Hox-A2b; the protein is MNYEFERETGFINSQPSLAECLTSFPPVGDAFQSSSIKSSTLSHSTLIPPPFEQTIPSLNPGSHPRHSRPKQNPNGSCPLPAASLPPEYPWMKEKKASKKNQTTSTATTTDPGPLYFSPQGSPEISDGGNGATRRLRTAYTNTQLLELEKEFHFNKYLCRPRRVEIAALLDLTERQVKVWFQNRRMKHKRQTQCKENHHGDGKPPSLEEAGGRGDGKSFFEQVANNVSGALLEREGYPFQQNTLTSQQSQNGHNSDSQSATVSPLGSNDKHLKHFPNPSPTVPICASTMAPDCASAQDNGSPSALDVSLQDFNVFSNDSCLHLSDAVSPSLSESVDSPIGLSTEAFDFFSETLTTIDLQHLSY